The window CCTCCTCTACCGTGTGCCCCTCCGCACTCACCACAGAAACTTCAGAAGGGCAACTCTTCGAACTCGCGGCGCTCCTCCTCGTCGGCCTCCGGGGGAGAGACGATCCAGCGGACGTACTCCTGCAGCACGTCCACGCCGACGTCAAGCACATCCGCCGCCTGCGCCACGGTCAGCTCGTCCCCTTCTAAGGCCTCGACCACGACCTCAACCACGGAGATCGGGTAGCGCTCGAAGTGCAAGGCGTCCGGCTCGGGCACCTCGAAGACCCCCGAATCGAGCCCGTGCCGCTGGGCCATTCGCCGGGGGCTGTAACCGCTGAGATCCTCGAACCTCTCCCGTTCGATCAGCCTCTCCTCCCTGAGGCGGTTGAGCAGGGTCGCATAGCTGACCCGGAAGTAGGAGGCCAGACGCAGCGCCTCATAGGCGTCCACCTCCCCGCCACCATGAGCGACCATCCCACGGAGCTCCTTCCCGGGAACCAGGAAATGCGCCGCGAAGGCGTTCGCGAACCTCTCCTCCGGCGCTCCGGACTCTACCCGACGGCAGACTATCCCGCCCGAAGGATAGTGGTGCAGGGCGTGGGCGAACTCGTGAGCCAGGGTAAAGGCCTGGCGGCCCAGGGTAGTATCCTCGTTGACCAAGATGCAGTAGCCGAGCCTCGGATGGTTGAAGAATGCCCCAGAGATACCGCCGCCATCCAAGCCCAACGGCCCAAGCGAAGCCCGGTACACCAGTATCCCCTCATTGTCCAAGAAGGCATAGAGGCTGGGAATCGCGTCCCGCCCTAGCCCGTACTCCTCGCGCGCCCTCGCTGCCAACTTCGGCGCCCTGCGGGCGTCGGTGACGTAGCCTTCGTCCAACGCGCGACGCGGCTTGCCGGGGCCGGTGAGCCTATCCTCCATGCCGAGGTCCTCTAGAAGCTCGGCCCAGTCGTCGAGGAAGTCCAGCCACCGCCTTATCTTCACCATGGCCTCCGGGCTCTCCTCCAAGCCCCTGAAAATCACCTGCTTCTCGTGGCCCTCCTCGAGCTCCGCCTGCCCCAGCAGGTACTCCGCACTCACCCCATAGAGGCTCGCCAGGTTCTCGACCTGCTTGACGTTCGGGTTGCGGCTACCACCCTCCCACATGGAGACAAGCTCCCTGGGAACACCCACGGCGCGAGCCGCCTGTCCCTGGTTAAGAGACACCCGCTCCCTGCTCTTTCTGAGTCGCTCCTCAACGCCCACGGCTCACCTCTCCCATGTACTCCTCTGGACTGAAATGTTACCCAAAAACCTGTATAAAGTAAACACTCAATGCGCCATTAAAATAGGG of the Rubrobacter aplysinae genome contains:
- a CDS encoding XRE family transcriptional regulator; protein product: MGVEERLRKSRERVSLNQGQAARAVGVPRELVSMWEGGSRNPNVKQVENLASLYGVSAEYLLGQAELEEGHEKQVIFRGLEESPEAMVKIRRWLDFLDDWAELLEDLGMEDRLTGPGKPRRALDEGYVTDARRAPKLAARAREEYGLGRDAIPSLYAFLDNEGILVYRASLGPLGLDGGGISGAFFNHPRLGYCILVNEDTTLGRQAFTLAHEFAHALHHYPSGGIVCRRVESGAPEERFANAFAAHFLVPGKELRGMVAHGGGEVDAYEALRLASYFRVSYATLLNRLREERLIERERFEDLSGYSPRRMAQRHGLDSGVFEVPEPDALHFERYPISVVEVVVEALEGDELTVAQAADVLDVGVDVLQEYVRWIVSPPEADEEERREFEELPF